TGTCCCGGATCAGCAGCTTGTAGTCCGCCGACGTCGGGTCCGCGAGCGCGGCGGCCACGTCGAACGTCGTCGCGTCGGTGTAGAAGCCGCGCCACCACTCCTTGCCCGGCACGTCGATCAGGCCGGACGGCGCGTTCCAGTGCCACGCCAGCGTCACCATGCCGCCGCGCCGGTCGTAGGCCAGGGCGTGGTCCACGTCCGTGCCGACGGTGCCGCGCTCGACCCGGCTCGGCGAGTAGTCCATCAGGTCCAGGCCCGCGATCGCCGGCGCCTTGCCGATGTTCTGCTCGACCCAGTCGATGCTGCCCTGGTCCTGCTGGCCGGACAGGATGTTCTTGCCGTAGTTGTCCGCCAGGTACCGCATCAGGCCCTTGGCCTCGGCGGTCGCGGCCGGGTCGGTCAACGCGCCGGTGACCTGGTGCGGACCGCGGGGCGCGCTGGGCGTCACCTTGATCGCGTCGATCAGGTACCAGCCCCAGTTGTTGGTGATGGTGACCGTGTTGTCGCCCGGTCGCAGCAGCACCTTGCCCGCTGGGATCGACGTGAACGTCGGGTTCTCCGGGAAGGAGACGTCACCGAGTCCGCTGCCGTTGAGGGACAGCGACGCCGTCTTCGCGCCGTACGGCGTGGCGTAGAGGATCGCCAGGTCGTGCAGCCCGCCGGGGCTGTCCGAAATCGTGATCGTGACGTTGTCCGTGCCGGTGTCGAAGCCCGCCACGTAGCCGCGGCCGGAGAAGCCGGCGACGCTGGACTCGACCACCGTGCCGTTGAGGACACCGTCCTCGGCCTCGTGCACGCCCGGTGCGGACGGCGCGCTCGGGGCGACGCTGATCGCGTCGATCAGGTACCAGCCCCAGCCGGTGGCGAAGGTGACCGTGTTGTCGCCCTCGGCCAGCATCAGCTTCGCGCCCGTGGCCTCGGTGAACCCGGCGCTCTCGGCCAGCGCGACCTCGCCGACGGCGGTGCCGTTGAGCGACACGGCGGTCTTCTTGGGCCCGTTGGGCGCGGCGTAGCGGACGGTGAGGTCGTGCAGGCCTCCCGGGCTGTCCGGGATGGTGATGGTCACGTGGTCGGCGGCCTCGTCGAAGCCGCCGACGTAACCGGCGCCCGAGTAGCCCTCGACGGTCGTCTCGACCACGACGCCGGACAGCGCGCCGTCCTCGGCCTCGATCCACTCGCCCGGCGCGGCGGCAGAGGCCGCTGGGGCGAGCGTCAGGGCTAACAGGGAGACGAGCAGCAACAACCTCACGTCGTTTTGTCCCTTCACCGTCGTTGGCAGGGGCGCCTACATTTCTGGGAGCGCTCCCAGAAGTGTAGGCCGCAACTCACCCGCGGCAAAGGAGTTGTTCACCGACGCGTCCACGGGTTCGGCGCTGTCGGGCGCACCCGGTCGGCGGGTGCGCCCGACATGCCCGTTACCCGCTGACCGAGGCGGAGAAGTTGTCGACAGCCAGGCCGAC
This is a stretch of genomic DNA from Saccharothrix ecbatanensis. It encodes these proteins:
- a CDS encoding glycosyl hydrolase; the encoded protein is MRLLLLVSLLALTLAPAASAAAPGEWIEAEDGALSGVVVETTVEGYSGAGYVGGFDEAADHVTITIPDSPGGLHDLTVRYAAPNGPKKTAVSLNGTAVGEVALAESAGFTEATGAKLMLAEGDNTVTFATGWGWYLIDAISVAPSAPSAPGVHEAEDGVLNGTVVESSVAGFSGRGYVAGFDTGTDNVTITISDSPGGLHDLAILYATPYGAKTASLSLNGSGLGDVSFPENPTFTSIPAGKVLLRPGDNTVTITNNWGWYLIDAIKVTPSAPRGPHQVTGALTDPAATAEAKGLMRYLADNYGKNILSGQQDQGSIDWVEQNIGKAPAIAGLDLMDYSPSRVERGTVGTDVDHALAYDRRGGMVTLAWHWNAPSGLIDVPGKEWWRGFYTDATTFDVAAALADPTSADYKLLIRDMDAIAVQLKRLADAKVPVLWRPLHEAEGGWFWWGAKGPGPTKELYRLLHQRLVGHHNLHNLIWVWNSIAPEWYPGDDVVDVVSMDSYPPQGDHGPVIGPYERLVELGGDRKLVALGEVGSIPDPELVRAYEARWSWFVTWSGSFIQDGVVNPRDFVQRVYNDAKVITLDELPAFKTTQGHCTAAMRVVAQWGTGHHVEITVKHKENSPSAGWRVTWPFAGGHVRHAWGATITTDGTTATAKNLSWNAAIKPGETITFGYLANGSPTAPALTCAIG